A genomic stretch from Sinorhizobium terangae includes:
- a CDS encoding MFS transporter: MSQIRPLIPLLVTAGILIGGNGLQGTFISLRALDEGFSTSLIGLVGAGYNIGFAIGCVYVTRILRAIGHIRTFSAMAAIASAAALAMVLLIDPWFWFLMRLVAGICFASLFATVESWLNASVTNANRARTLSIYRLVDLGSVTAAQYVIPGVGIGGFELFAIISMALTLSLVPISFADRSSPVAPEAIRFDVKALWNISPLATVGCIVVGLTNAAFRSLGPIYGQGIGLSVTAIATFMSAGIIGGVVLQYPLGHYSDQIDRRLIILIATLGSLLAGLFLAFGAGSDEWLNFAGIFAFGAFAMPLYSLCSAHANDHAAEGQHALVSAGMLFFWSLGAIIGPLFASFMLELYGPQALFIYTAVILALFMLYTLRRMTARAPVPTEERAMPFRNLLRTSSFFNKLAGGHPREDA, encoded by the coding sequence ATGTCCCAGATCCGCCCGCTCATCCCGCTTCTCGTCACCGCAGGCATCCTCATCGGCGGCAACGGCTTGCAGGGAACGTTCATTTCCTTGCGAGCGCTCGATGAGGGGTTTTCGACCTCGCTGATCGGGCTCGTTGGCGCCGGCTACAATATCGGCTTTGCCATCGGCTGCGTCTACGTCACCCGCATCCTTAGGGCGATCGGCCACATCCGCACCTTCTCGGCGATGGCCGCGATCGCGTCAGCAGCGGCCCTTGCGATGGTGCTGCTCATCGACCCTTGGTTCTGGTTCCTGATGCGGCTTGTTGCCGGCATCTGTTTCGCGAGCCTCTTTGCGACTGTCGAGAGCTGGCTGAACGCCAGCGTCACCAACGCCAACCGGGCGCGCACGCTTTCCATCTACCGCCTCGTCGATCTCGGTTCCGTCACCGCCGCGCAGTATGTGATTCCGGGTGTCGGCATAGGCGGGTTCGAGCTTTTCGCGATCATCTCGATGGCGCTGACGCTCTCGCTGGTGCCGATCTCCTTCGCCGACCGGTCAAGTCCCGTCGCGCCGGAAGCGATCCGCTTCGACGTCAAGGCGCTGTGGAACATCTCGCCGCTTGCGACGGTCGGCTGCATTGTCGTCGGCCTCACCAACGCCGCCTTCCGTTCGCTGGGACCGATCTATGGCCAGGGCATCGGTCTGTCTGTCACAGCAATCGCGACCTTCATGAGCGCGGGCATCATCGGCGGCGTGGTGCTGCAATATCCGCTCGGGCACTATTCCGACCAGATCGACCGGCGGCTGATCATCCTGATCGCGACGCTCGGCTCGCTTCTGGCGGGGCTCTTCCTCGCTTTCGGCGCGGGCAGTGACGAGTGGCTGAATTTTGCCGGCATCTTCGCCTTCGGCGCCTTCGCGATGCCGCTCTACTCGCTCTGTTCGGCCCATGCCAATGACCATGCGGCCGAGGGGCAGCATGCGCTGGTCTCGGCCGGCATGCTGTTCTTCTGGTCGCTCGGCGCGATCATCGGCCCGCTCTTCGCCTCCTTCATGCTCGAGCTCTACGGACCGCAGGCACTCTTCATCTATACCGCAGTGATCCTCGCCCTGTTCATGCTCTACACGCTCCGGCGCATGACGGCGCGTGCACCGGTTCCGACGGAAGAGCGTGCGATGCCGTTTCGCAATCTCCTTCGCACATCGTCCTTCTTCAACAAGCTTGCCGGCGGCCACCCGCGAGAGGACGCATGA
- the aspS gene encoding aspartate--tRNA ligase, protein MHRYRSHTCAALRKSDVGSTVRLSGWVHRVRDHGGVLFIDLRDHYGMTQVVADPDSPAFKTAETVRGEWVLRIDGTVKARTDETVNKNMPTGEIELYAREIEVLSAAKELPLPVFGEPDYPEDVRLKYRFLDLRRETLHRNIVKRTEIISAMRRGMSEIGFTEYTTPILTASSPEGARDFLVPSRIHPGTFYALPQAPQQYKQLLMVAGFDRYFQIAPCFRDEDPRADRLPGEFYQLDLEMSFVEQEDVWDTMEPMIRSIFADFAGGKPVTEKFPRIPYDTAIRKYGSDKPDLRNPIEMQGVTEHFAGSGFKVFANMIASNPRVEVWAIPAKTGGSRAFCDRMNAWAQSQGQPGLGYIFWRKEGEKLEGAGPLAKNIGEERTDAIRTQLGLEDGDACFFVAGEPAKFYKFAGEARTKAGEELNLVDRERFELCWIVDFPFYEWLEEEKRIDFAHNPFSMPQGGLEALNGDDPLSIKAYQYDMVCNGFEIASGSIRNQLPELMVKAFELTGKSRQEVEEQFGGLYRAFQYGAPPHGGMAFGIDRIVMLLVGAKNLREISLFPMNQQAQDLLMGAPSPATPTQLRELAIRPIPQKKD, encoded by the coding sequence ATGCACCGTTACCGCAGCCACACCTGTGCCGCCCTCCGCAAGTCGGATGTTGGCTCCACCGTTCGCCTCTCCGGCTGGGTTCACCGCGTCCGCGACCATGGCGGCGTGCTCTTCATCGACCTGCGCGATCATTATGGCATGACGCAGGTCGTCGCCGACCCGGATTCCCCGGCGTTCAAGACAGCGGAGACGGTGCGCGGCGAATGGGTCCTCCGCATCGACGGAACGGTGAAGGCGCGCACGGACGAAACCGTCAACAAGAACATGCCGACGGGCGAGATCGAGCTCTATGCTCGCGAGATCGAGGTTCTGTCTGCGGCCAAGGAATTGCCGCTGCCGGTCTTCGGCGAGCCGGACTATCCGGAAGATGTCCGCCTCAAATACCGTTTCCTGGATCTCCGCCGCGAGACGCTGCACCGCAATATCGTCAAGCGCACCGAGATCATTTCGGCCATGCGCCGGGGCATGAGCGAGATCGGCTTTACTGAATATACGACGCCGATCCTGACGGCCTCCTCGCCGGAAGGCGCGCGCGACTTCCTCGTGCCGAGCCGCATTCATCCCGGCACCTTCTACGCGCTGCCGCAGGCACCGCAGCAGTACAAGCAGCTTCTGATGGTCGCGGGCTTCGACCGCTATTTCCAGATCGCTCCCTGCTTCCGCGACGAGGATCCGCGCGCGGACCGTCTGCCGGGCGAATTCTACCAGCTCGACCTCGAAATGAGCTTCGTCGAACAGGAAGACGTCTGGGACACGATGGAGCCGATGATCCGCTCGATCTTCGCGGATTTCGCCGGCGGCAAGCCGGTGACCGAAAAGTTCCCGCGCATTCCCTATGACACGGCGATCCGCAAGTATGGTTCCGACAAGCCGGACCTTCGCAACCCGATCGAGATGCAGGGCGTGACTGAGCACTTCGCCGGTTCAGGCTTCAAGGTCTTCGCCAACATGATCGCGTCCAACCCGCGGGTCGAGGTCTGGGCGATTCCGGCCAAGACCGGCGGCTCCAGAGCGTTCTGCGACCGCATGAACGCCTGGGCCCAGAGCCAGGGCCAGCCGGGTCTCGGCTATATCTTCTGGCGCAAGGAGGGCGAGAAGCTTGAGGGCGCCGGCCCGCTTGCCAAGAACATCGGCGAAGAACGCACCGACGCAATTCGCACGCAGCTCGGTCTCGAGGATGGAGACGCCTGCTTCTTTGTCGCCGGCGAACCGGCGAAGTTCTACAAATTTGCCGGCGAAGCCCGCACGAAGGCAGGTGAGGAACTGAACCTCGTCGACCGCGAACGCTTCGAACTGTGCTGGATTGTCGACTTCCCATTCTACGAATGGCTGGAAGAAGAAAAGAGGATCGATTTCGCCCACAACCCGTTCTCGATGCCGCAGGGTGGCCTTGAGGCGTTGAACGGCGACGACCCGCTCTCCATCAAGGCCTACCAGTACGACATGGTCTGCAACGGCTTCGAGATCGCGTCCGGCTCCATCCGTAACCAGCTGCCGGAGCTGATGGTCAAGGCTTTCGAGTTGACGGGCAAGTCGCGGCAGGAAGTCGAGGAGCAGTTCGGCGGGCTCTACCGCGCCTTCCAGTACGGCGCGCCGCCGCATGGCGGCATGGCTTTCGGCATCGACCGCATCGTCATGCTGCTCGTCGGCGCCAAGAACCTGCGTGAGATTTCGCTGTTCCCGATGAACCAGCAGGCCCAGGATCTCCTGATGGGCGCGCCGTCGCCGGCGACGCCGACGCAGCTGCGCGAACTGGCGATCCGCCCGATTCCGCAGAAGAAGGACTAA
- a CDS encoding rhodanese-like domain-containing protein, which translates to MAKNVKDLLAEANSAVPKLSPTEAAEKMRSGDVLIVDVRDPTEVQQTGKIKGAVNVSRGMLEFRADPESQYHNPAFQKDKTVLLHCASGGRSALAGKTLQDMGYTAVFNIGGFKELVDAGIDTEPA; encoded by the coding sequence ATGGCGAAGAACGTCAAGGACCTACTGGCGGAAGCAAATAGTGCTGTTCCGAAATTGTCGCCCACCGAGGCGGCCGAGAAGATGCGCTCCGGCGATGTGCTCATCGTGGATGTCCGCGATCCGACAGAGGTTCAGCAGACCGGCAAGATCAAGGGCGCCGTGAACGTCTCGCGGGGAATGCTGGAATTTCGCGCAGATCCGGAAAGTCAATACCACAATCCAGCCTTCCAAAAGGACAAGACGGTCCTTTTGCATTGTGCGTCCGGCGGCCGTTCGGCCCTTGCCGGCAAGACGCTGCAGGACATGGGCTACACTGCAGTATTCAACATCGGCGGCTTCAAGGAACTGGTCGACGCGGGCATCGATACAGAGCCCGCGTGA
- the groL gene encoding chaperonin GroEL (60 kDa chaperone family; promotes refolding of misfolded polypeptides especially under stressful conditions; forms two stacked rings of heptamers to form a barrel-shaped 14mer; ends can be capped by GroES; misfolded proteins enter the barrel where they are refolded when GroES binds), with the protein MAAKEVKFNTDARDRMLRGVDIMANAVRVTLGPKGRNVVIDRSFGAPRITKDGVSVAKEIELEDKFENMGAQMLREVASRTSDVAGDGTTTATVLAQAIVREGAKAVASGMNPMDLKRGIDLAVEAIVKELKTHARKVSKNAEIAQVATISANGDAEIGRYLAEAMEKVGNEGVITVEEAKTAEIELEVVEGMQFDRGYLSPYFITNQDKMRVEFEDPYILIHEKKLSNLQAMIPILESVIQSGKPLLIIAEDVEGEALATLVVNKLRGGLKIVAVKAPGFGDRRKAMLEDIAILTGGTVVSEDLGIKLENVTIDTLGRAKRVIVEKETTTIVDGAGEKADIAGRISQIKAQIEETTSDYDREKLQERLAKLAGGVAVIRVGGSTEVEVKEKKDRVDDALHATRAAVEEGILPGGGVALLRVVKTLDNVPTANDDQRVGVEIVRRAIEAPVRQIAENAGAEGSIVVGKLREKPDFAYGWNAQTGEFGDLFDMGVIDPAKVVRAALQDAASVAGLLVTTEAMIAEKPKKEAPPPMPSAPGMDF; encoded by the coding sequence ATGGCTGCCAAGGAAGTCAAATTCAATACCGATGCCCGAGACCGCATGCTGCGCGGCGTCGACATCATGGCCAATGCCGTTCGGGTCACCTTGGGCCCCAAGGGCAGGAATGTGGTCATCGACAGATCCTTTGGAGCGCCGCGGATCACCAAGGACGGGGTCTCGGTCGCCAAGGAAATCGAACTCGAGGACAAGTTCGAAAACATGGGCGCTCAGATGCTGCGCGAAGTGGCTTCGCGCACGAGCGACGTCGCCGGCGACGGCACGACCACCGCGACCGTGCTTGCCCAGGCGATCGTCAGGGAAGGCGCCAAGGCCGTCGCCTCGGGGATGAACCCGATGGATCTGAAGCGCGGCATCGACCTTGCCGTCGAGGCCATCGTCAAGGAACTCAAGACCCACGCCCGCAAGGTTTCAAAGAATGCTGAAATCGCCCAGGTGGCCACGATATCGGCCAATGGTGATGCGGAAATCGGGCGTTACCTGGCAGAGGCGATGGAGAAGGTCGGCAACGAGGGCGTGATCACTGTCGAAGAGGCAAAAACCGCCGAGATCGAACTCGAAGTCGTCGAAGGCATGCAGTTCGACAGAGGTTATCTTTCCCCCTATTTCATTACCAATCAGGACAAGATGCGGGTCGAGTTCGAAGATCCCTACATCCTGATCCATGAAAAGAAACTCTCCAACCTCCAGGCCATGATCCCGATCCTCGAATCGGTGATCCAGTCCGGGAAGCCGCTTTTGATCATCGCCGAGGATGTCGAGGGTGAAGCCTTGGCAACGCTGGTCGTCAACAAGCTGCGCGGCGGCCTGAAGATCGTTGCCGTCAAGGCGCCCGGCTTCGGCGACCGTCGTAAGGCCATGCTCGAGGATATCGCAATCCTCACCGGTGGCACGGTGGTTTCCGAGGATCTCGGCATCAAGCTCGAGAATGTGACGATCGATACGCTCGGGCGAGCCAAGCGGGTGATCGTCGAAAAGGAGACGACGACCATCGTCGATGGCGCGGGCGAGAAAGCGGATATCGCCGGACGGATCAGCCAGATCAAGGCACAGATCGAGGAAACGACGTCGGACTACGACCGAGAAAAGCTGCAGGAGCGGCTCGCCAAGCTTGCCGGCGGCGTCGCGGTCATACGCGTCGGTGGCTCGACCGAAGTGGAGGTCAAGGAAAAGAAAGACCGCGTCGACGACGCCCTGCATGCGACGCGGGCCGCGGTCGAGGAAGGCATCCTCCCCGGCGGCGGCGTTGCCCTGCTGCGCGTCGTCAAGACGCTCGACAACGTGCCTACCGCCAATGACGACCAGCGCGTGGGCGTCGAGATTGTCCGTCGTGCCATCGAGGCACCGGTGCGCCAGATCGCCGAGAACGCGGGTGCCGAAGGTTCGATCGTCGTGGGCAAACTGCGCGAGAAACCGGATTTCGCCTACGGCTGGAACGCGCAGACCGGAGAATTCGGAGACCTATTCGACATGGGCGTGATCGATCCGGCCAAGGTCGTGCGCGCGGCACTGCAGGACGCCGCCTCGGTGGCCGGCCTGCTGGTGACGACGGAAGCGATGATCGCCGAAAAGCCGAAGAAGGAAGCGCCGCCTCCGATGCCTAGCGCGCCCGGAATGGATTTCTGA
- the parC gene encoding DNA topoisomerase IV subunit A has product MGQSLLPPSGGDDNIQPVDLKAALEERYLAYALSTIMHRALPDVRDGLKPVHRRIIHAMSEMGLRPNSSFKKCARIVGDVIGKFHPHGDQSVYDALVRLAQDFSQRYPVVDGQGNFGNIDGDNAAAYRYTEAKMTEVAALLLEGIDQDAVDFRPTYNEEDQEPVVLPGAFPNLLANGASGIAVGMATSIPPHNAHELCDAALHLIRHPNATVEDLLFDPANPQKGGIEGPDLPTGGVIVESRASMIESYRTGRGGFRVRARWVSEDLGRGGYQIVVTEIPYQVQKSRLIEKIAELLVARKLPLLEDIRDESAEDVRIVLVPKSRSVDAGILMESLFKLTELESRIPLNMNVLSMGRVPRVMALNEVLTEWLAHRREVLQRRSRHRLAAIDRRLEILGGYLVAYLNIDEVIRIIREEDEPKAVMMERFTLTDLQAESILNMRLRSLRKLEEFEIRTEFDALSKEKAEIEALLASDEKQWQAVAWEIGEVKKKFAKATEIGKRRSTFADAPEADVEAIQQAMIEKEPITVVISEKGWIRALKGHISDTSSLQFKEGDALKVAFPAQTTDKILVFTTGGKVYTLGGDKLPGGRGHGEPLRIMVDMENDQDVLTALVHDPARKLIISSAAGNGFVVTESDIVANTRKGKQVMNVGMPDEAKLVVPVKGDHVAVVGENRKMLVFPLVQIPEMARGKGVRLQRYKDGGISDIRCFTIAEGLTWEDSAGRVFTKMKDELIEWLGDRAAAGRVVPKGFPRSGKFNG; this is encoded by the coding sequence ATGGGACAAAGCCTTTTGCCGCCTTCGGGCGGGGACGACAACATTCAGCCGGTTGACCTCAAGGCGGCGCTGGAAGAGCGCTATCTCGCCTATGCGCTGTCAACCATCATGCATCGCGCGCTGCCGGACGTCCGTGACGGTCTGAAACCCGTCCACCGCCGCATCATCCATGCCATGAGCGAGATGGGGCTGAGGCCCAATTCCTCGTTCAAGAAATGCGCGCGCATCGTCGGCGATGTCATCGGTAAGTTCCATCCGCATGGCGACCAGTCCGTCTATGATGCGCTTGTGCGTCTCGCGCAGGACTTTTCCCAGCGTTACCCGGTCGTCGACGGGCAGGGCAATTTCGGCAATATCGACGGCGACAATGCCGCCGCCTACCGTTACACCGAAGCGAAGATGACGGAGGTCGCGGCCCTTCTCCTTGAAGGCATCGATCAGGACGCTGTCGATTTCCGCCCGACCTACAACGAGGAAGACCAGGAGCCGGTCGTGCTCCCCGGCGCTTTCCCCAATCTACTCGCGAACGGCGCCTCGGGCATTGCCGTCGGCATGGCGACGTCCATTCCGCCGCACAACGCCCATGAACTTTGCGACGCGGCCCTCCATCTCATCCGCCACCCGAATGCGACGGTCGAGGACCTGCTGTTCGATCCCGCCAACCCCCAGAAGGGGGGCATCGAGGGTCCGGACTTGCCGACAGGCGGCGTGATCGTCGAAAGCCGGGCAAGCATGATCGAATCCTACCGGACGGGTCGTGGCGGCTTCCGGGTCCGCGCGCGCTGGGTCTCGGAGGATTTGGGCCGCGGCGGCTATCAGATCGTCGTCACAGAGATTCCCTATCAGGTCCAAAAGTCGCGGCTGATCGAGAAGATCGCCGAGCTGCTCGTCGCCCGCAAATTGCCGCTGCTCGAGGACATTCGCGACGAATCGGCCGAAGACGTGCGCATCGTGCTCGTGCCGAAGAGCCGTTCGGTCGATGCCGGCATCCTGATGGAATCGCTGTTCAAGCTGACCGAGCTCGAAAGCCGCATCCCGCTCAACATGAACGTGCTCTCGATGGGCCGCGTGCCGCGCGTCATGGCGCTGAACGAGGTGCTGACGGAGTGGCTGGCTCACCGCCGCGAAGTCTTGCAGCGGCGCTCGCGCCATCGGCTGGCCGCAATCGACCGCCGGCTGGAGATTCTTGGCGGTTATCTTGTCGCCTATCTCAATATCGACGAGGTGATCCGCATCATCCGCGAGGAGGACGAGCCGAAGGCGGTGATGATGGAGCGCTTCACGCTCACCGACCTCCAGGCCGAATCGATCCTCAACATGCGCCTGCGCTCCTTGCGCAAGCTCGAAGAATTCGAGATCCGCACGGAATTCGACGCGCTGTCGAAGGAAAAGGCGGAGATCGAGGCGCTGCTCGCCTCGGATGAGAAGCAGTGGCAGGCGGTTGCCTGGGAAATCGGCGAGGTCAAGAAGAAGTTCGCCAAGGCGACCGAGATTGGCAAGCGCCGCAGCACTTTTGCCGACGCGCCGGAGGCTGACGTCGAGGCCATTCAGCAGGCGATGATCGAAAAGGAACCGATCACCGTCGTCATTTCGGAGAAAGGCTGGATCCGCGCCCTGAAGGGGCACATCTCCGACACGTCGTCGCTCCAGTTCAAGGAAGGCGATGCGCTGAAAGTGGCGTTTCCGGCGCAGACGACGGACAAGATTCTCGTCTTCACGACGGGCGGCAAGGTCTACACGCTCGGCGGCGACAAGCTGCCCGGCGGGCGCGGCCATGGCGAACCCTTGCGCATCATGGTCGACATGGAAAACGATCAGGACGTCCTGACTGCCCTTGTCCATGATCCGGCACGCAAGCTCATCATTTCGTCCGCTGCAGGAAACGGTTTTGTCGTGACCGAAAGCGATATCGTCGCCAATACCCGCAAGGGCAAGCAGGTGATGAATGTCGGCATGCCGGACGAGGCGAAACTCGTTGTTCCCGTCAAGGGCGATCACGTCGCCGTCGTCGGCGAAAACCGCAAGATGCTTGTCTTCCCATTGGTGCAGATCCCCGAAATGGCGCGCGGCAAGGGCGTCCGGCTGCAGCGCTACAAGGATGGCGGCATTTCCGACATTCGGTGCTTTACGATCGCGGAGGGTCTCACCTGGGAAGACAGTGCCGGCCGGGTTTTCACCAAGATGAAGGACGAACTGATCGAGTGGCTCGGCGACCGTGCTGCAGCCGGCAGGGTCGTGCCGAAGGGCTTCCCGCGGAGCGGCAAGTTCAACGGCTGA
- a CDS encoding helix-turn-helix domain-containing protein: protein MATALDATLLALADPTRRRIFEVLLAGATRVAEIADAVGVKGDDLCEHLATMEAAGLVVRQGQDGGTITADPAPLDIAAEWINTNRELWTMRSQMQSVSVEPAPGEAQ from the coding sequence ATGGCCACCGCTCTTGACGCAACCTTGCTGGCTCTTGCCGATCCGACGCGCCGCCGCATATTCGAGGTCTTGCTTGCAGGCGCGACGCGCGTGGCCGAGATCGCTGATGCCGTGGGCGTGAAGGGGGACGACCTTTGCGAGCATCTTGCCACCATGGAAGCTGCCGGACTGGTCGTCCGGCAAGGTCAGGATGGCGGGACAATCACGGCCGATCCGGCGCCGCTCGATATCGCGGCCGAGTGGATCAATACCAATCGCGAACTCTGGACAATGCGCTCGCAGATGCAGAGTGTTTCCGTCGAGCCCGCACCCGGCGAGGCGCAGTGA
- a CDS encoding DMT family transporter: MTPSFDAARHRRGLAITGLGGLALSFDIPLIRSANGEVWSILALRSLSTFIVALVAWFVLNRVLGRRVSLIPGKAGLVAGLFYAINSFTFLLAVFNTSTANVVFVLAFTSMFAAILSWIFLKERPSNATLLTMAVMVFGVGIIVQDGLESGHLFGDAMAACSACLLAGAITIARKSGRDMALVPLTTAIFPAIAAVLLLPPSGISIAEPGYILFNGLVMIPLAFFCLATGPRYLSAPEVGMFYLLETILAPIWVWIVFSETPTTQTLLGGAILVLALIGHSFWQMRNKAMKAHKAQIQCAELG; encoded by the coding sequence TTGACCCCTTCCTTTGATGCCGCCCGGCACCGGCGCGGTCTTGCCATCACCGGCCTCGGCGGCCTCGCCCTTTCCTTCGACATTCCGCTCATCCGTTCGGCGAACGGCGAAGTCTGGTCGATTCTCGCGCTCCGCAGCCTTTCGACCTTCATCGTCGCACTGGTTGCCTGGTTTGTGCTCAATCGCGTCCTCGGCCGTCGCGTTTCCTTGATCCCCGGCAAAGCGGGCCTGGTCGCCGGTCTCTTCTACGCCATCAACTCCTTCACCTTCCTGCTCGCCGTGTTCAACACCTCGACGGCGAACGTCGTCTTCGTGCTGGCCTTCACATCCATGTTCGCGGCGATCCTTTCCTGGATTTTCCTCAAGGAACGGCCCTCCAACGCCACGCTGCTGACAATGGCGGTTATGGTTTTCGGCGTCGGGATCATCGTACAGGACGGGCTGGAGAGCGGACACCTCTTCGGTGATGCGATGGCCGCCTGCTCGGCTTGCCTGCTGGCGGGCGCAATCACCATCGCCCGCAAGAGCGGCCGGGACATGGCGCTGGTGCCGCTGACGACCGCGATCTTCCCGGCCATCGCCGCCGTCCTGCTCCTTCCGCCGAGCGGCATTTCGATTGCAGAACCCGGCTACATTCTCTTCAACGGCCTGGTGATGATCCCCCTCGCCTTCTTCTGTCTGGCGACAGGCCCGCGGTATCTTTCCGCGCCGGAGGTCGGCATGTTCTATCTGCTGGAGACGATCCTCGCTCCGATCTGGGTGTGGATCGTCTTTTCGGAAACGCCTACAACGCAGACGCTCCTTGGAGGAGCCATCCTGGTCCTTGCCCTCATCGGCCATTCGTTCTGGCAAATGCGCAACAAGGCGATGAAGGCGCACAAAGCGCAGATTCAATGTGCGGAGCTAGGATAG
- a CDS encoding arginyltransferase — MNTQTAPSPQFYLTAPAPCPYLPNEMERKVFTHMVGERAPELNDLLTQGGFRRSQNIAYRPACETCRACISVRILTNEFAPTRSMRRVLATNRDVISAEYPAEPSSEQYNLFRRYLDRRHQKGGMSDMSVLDYAMMVEDTHVHTKIIEYRLRIEGDGINEKAKGPLIATALTDRMSDGLSMVYSFFDPALSERSLGTYMILDHIRRAKERGLPHVYLGYWVKGSRKMGYKTKFLPQEHLMARGWERYCGDDDASTETD; from the coding sequence ATGAACACGCAGACCGCACCGTCTCCACAATTCTACCTGACTGCGCCGGCACCCTGCCCGTACCTGCCGAACGAGATGGAGCGAAAGGTCTTCACCCACATGGTGGGTGAGCGCGCCCCTGAACTGAACGATCTCCTCACGCAGGGCGGCTTCCGCCGCTCCCAGAATATCGCCTACCGGCCGGCCTGCGAAACTTGTCGTGCCTGCATCTCCGTCCGCATCCTTACGAACGAATTTGCGCCGACGCGTTCGATGCGGCGGGTGCTCGCCACCAATCGCGACGTGATCTCGGCCGAATACCCCGCGGAACCTTCGAGCGAACAATACAACCTCTTCCGCCGCTATCTCGATCGCCGGCATCAGAAGGGCGGGATGTCCGACATGTCGGTACTCGACTACGCCATGATGGTCGAGGACACGCATGTGCACACGAAGATCATCGAATATCGGTTGCGGATCGAAGGCGACGGCATCAACGAAAAGGCCAAGGGCCCGTTGATCGCAACGGCGCTGACCGACCGAATGAGCGACGGCCTGTCGATGGTCTATTCCTTCTTCGATCCCGCACTCTCGGAGCGCTCGCTCGGCACCTACATGATCCTCGATCATATTCGCCGTGCGAAGGAGCGCGGTCTGCCCCACGTCTATCTGGGCTATTGGGTCAAGGGCTCGCGCAAAATGGGGTATAAAACAAAGTTTTTGCCGCAGGAGCACCTTATGGCCCGCGGTTGGGAGCGCTATTGTGGTGACGATGACGCATCCACCGAAACGGACTGA
- a CDS encoding RDD family protein, producing the protein MSMHNEQVRFPSDDWRAYRGVLSRRVFAFIIDYVIIALLWIPAAVVVFFLGILTLGLGFLLYPVLFALVAMLYFGLTVGGRDQASPGMRIMGVAIARTDGRPMDFLTAIVHLVIFWIGNALLTPLILLIGLFTDRGRLLHDLLIGTVTVRSDAY; encoded by the coding sequence ATGAGCATGCACAACGAACAAGTGAGATTCCCGAGCGATGACTGGCGCGCCTACCGGGGCGTGCTGTCGCGGCGAGTATTTGCCTTCATCATCGACTATGTGATCATCGCCCTGCTCTGGATTCCGGCCGCGGTCGTCGTGTTTTTCCTGGGCATTCTGACGCTCGGCCTCGGGTTCCTCCTCTATCCCGTGCTCTTCGCGCTTGTGGCTATGCTCTATTTCGGGCTGACGGTCGGCGGCCGCGATCAAGCCTCGCCAGGCATGAGAATCATGGGCGTGGCGATCGCCCGCACGGACGGGCGGCCGATGGATTTTCTGACGGCCATCGTCCATCTGGTGATCTTCTGGATCGGCAACGCGCTGCTGACGCCGCTCATCCTGCTGATCGGCCTCTTCACCGACCGCGGCCGGCTCTTGCACGACCTTCTGATCGGCACGGTCACGGTCCGCAGTGACGCCTATTAA